The DNA region TATAAGAACGAGTGTTCTATCAAAGAAGTGGAGATTTTGTCACTTATACATTCCGGAGTTAGTTTTTGATGAAGAATTCTGCAAAGAACTAAAAAGCATTGCAAGAAAGAAATCATGTGTATATCAATTTGATGAATACCGTGAATATATGTATCAATTTGATAAAATTGTCACCAAGTCTCTTATGCTTCATCTTGATCGAATAGAGAGATTTAAAGTTTGTATTCCTGATTTCAAGTCAGGTTGGAGGGTTCTTGATGTGAACAAATGGATATTATACTTGTTTTCGAAGAACATCAAGAAACTAACCTTAAAGCACAAGAGCGGACATATTGAACATCTTAGGTTACCTCCTTATTTCTTTTCTTGTCTGGACTTGACGTACTTGAAGCTCCAAAATTTTGTCCTTTCTCCACCACCGGAGTTTAAAGGCTTCCCTAATCTCGAACAACTGATACTTATTGAGGTTGATCTTCCAAACATCTGTTTTGAAAGTATTCTTTTCGGCTGTCCTGTTCTTGAAAGGCTAGACTTGCACTGGTGCTCTGGTATTCATCATTTTAATATCAGCGGTTCTAATCTCAAGACGTTGCGTGTTAAGGATGATGATGAGTTTGAATCTATCTGCTTAGTAGACGCTCCAAACTTGACTGAAGTTTCAGTTAGTCTAAGAGGGGAATTTCTGAAAGGCAATCCTATCTCTGATTTGATTATGTTTATGGAAAGGTTATCTAAAGTCAGAATACTTCATCTTAATGGCAAGTTTCTGCAGGTTAGTGCTACTGAAATTACATATAGACGTCTCTATTATATATCGCGTTGCTAAAATAAAGTTAAAGAATGTTAAACCCGAAGAGTTAAAGGTAACTTGTATTAATTAAGATTGATGAAGCCAAAGAGTTCTAGGCCCATGTTTATATGGCAATTTATAAAaaataccaatttgttaggatcgggttaccgggtagtgcagaatttatccaaacaatgttataatgacaataacaaagacaatgcaagttgataataacggcaattaaagaagataaagaagacacaaatttaacgtggttcgatcaaggtgacctacgtccataagcggagaggagcaattttactataccaataagagtacaaaagagagtacaaaattagagtaaatactctaattaatcccaaataccccaagagaataacctcacaagatcactccaaagaaagggttcacacaagtgtttcccaacactcactctcttacaaaatactctataatgaaataaaggaggagaaagaaagacaagagtgaaaagctcttgaattggtgtgtttgcaaatgaggagaaactcctctatttatagcaagaaatccttggcctaataatggatattatgtcatggcaaatgtcattatccacaaatttgttataatggatattatgtcatggtaaatatcataaaaatttggccatattacaaatctccaccttggcctaatttcggcttatagtaaatttgctccaccttctccgcaaaaaccccaatgggcaaaatcattcttcataaatgtcaatcaagttcaggcaaagcttgaacttggatactggaagaggttttgtgaacatgtcagcaggattgtctttagtgttgatcttctgaacagagacttttctttcagcaatggtttctcggatgaaatgatactttatatcaatgtgcttcgtcctctcatgatacatttgatctttagtcaagtgaatgtcactttgactatcacagaaaatggtaataccaccttggtataaactgagttccgcaaatagacccttcaaccataaagCTTCTTTAATCGCCTCGGTCACTGCGATATATTCTGCTTCGatagtagataaagctactacatgttgtaatgtagctttccaaCTAATAGCGCAACCCCCGACACAAAATACATAGCCTgtcagtgatcttcttttgtcaagatcacctgcataatctgagtctacaaaatcaaccaaagtgttagtatttctcccaaactccaaacatgtgtttgaagtacctcgcaagtatctgagaatccatttcacagcatgccaatgtgctttaccaggGCAAGTCATATACCGGCTTACCACGCTCACTACTTGTGAAATGTCTGGATGTGTataaaccattgcatacataatatTGTCGACTGCACTGGAATACGGAACCTgtgccatgtacctctcttcttcctctgactgcggggactgagcagctgataacttaaaatgagcagcaagaggggtactaactggtttagcatctttcatgccaaacctttccaagactttctccaagtacttcttctcggtcagaaatagcctgttggcttttcgatctcttttgatctccatgccaaggattttcttagctgctctcaaatctttcatctcaaattcacttttcaactgacttttcaaattgtgaatttctgttaaatccttagcagcaatgagcatgtcatcaatatataataataagtacacaaatgaaccatcatttaacttccggaagtaaatacaactatcatacatgctcctcgaataaccatgacccaacataaaggaatcaaaccttttataccattgccttggagactgctttaatccgtacagggatttcttcaacaagcaaacatgatcttcttttccttcaatttcaaatccttcgggttgatgcatgtatatttgttcctcaagttcgccATGTAAGAAAGTTGTCTTAACATCATGTTGTTataattccaaatcatacatggcaacgaaggcaaacaagacacgaatagagctatgtttaacaacaggtgagaaaatatcattaaaatcaactctTTGTACCTGACTATAGTCCTTTGTaactaatcgtgccttatacctcgcatcttcaacccttggaatgccatcctttttcttgaagacccatttgcaaccaataattctttttcctgatggcagcttcacaagagaccaagtaccattcttgtggagagactcaatttcttcattcattgcaatcagccacttggctgagtcagcaccagaaactacttttgaatattttgatggttctccaatttcttcagtttcctgtgcaactgaaaaagcaaatgcaacataatatccaaaccttaatggttgtttaccttctcttcttcgtctatgtttggctatagtatactcctcttcttctgattcaacttcaggagtctcaacttcaggaatttcagcttctgtctcaacttcaggagtttcaactgtattttgctccaaagttgatgagcttggctcagaaggaatgccaatctcaatctccacctggttctgtgtactctttcctttatctgtattacaagaactagaagactcttttctagaatgtaacatagaggattcatcaaatgTTATatctctgctaattataaattttggtgccgtgggatcaggataccatagtcggtatcctttcaccccagatgcatacccaaggaaaatgcactttttagccattggctctaattttccatcatttacatgcatgtatgcagggcaaccaaatatctttaaatcagaataattagcaggagtacctgaccacatttcctctggagtcttaaagttcaaagatgcagaaggagctcggttgacaatataacaagctgtagagatagcttctgcccaaaaggcgtttgtcaacccagcatttgaaatcatgcaacgagccctttccaaaagagttctattcatcctttctgccacaccattttgctgaggtgtcattctcacagtacgatgtcgagcaattccttcattcttgcaaaattcgttgaattcatcattacaaaattccaagccattatctgttctaagccgcttaacctgttttcctgtttgcttctcaatcaaaactttccattgtttgaaatttaagaaaacatcacttttatttttcaggaaataaacccaaactttccttgaataatcatcaatgaaagttaacatatacctgtcaccaccttttgatggggtacgtgaAGGACTCCAAAGATCTGAAAGAATGTAATCCAAAGgaccttttgttctatgaatcgctGGAGATTTGAAGTTGACTCTTTTCTGCTTCCCGAACACACAATGTTCACAAAACTCCATATTTCCggtactttggccacataagagaCCTCTTTTCCTGAGGATGGAAATAcctttttcactcatatgccccaatcgcatatgccacaatttggtgatgtcagaatctgatttatctgatattgaaactgcagcagcacctgtaacagtaaatcccaaaagagtatacaacgtaccagatctgcgtgctttcatgatcacaagagcactattggaaattttcagaactccaccttcacctgtgtacttgcacccaagagattctagagtgcccaaagagatgagatttttcttcaagttaggaacatatctaacatcggtgagagttctcaccataccatcgtgcattttgattcggactgtaccttttccaataactttgcaggcagcattgttgcccatcaagacaactccacctccaatagattcatatgtggtaaataaattccgactgggacacatatgataagaacaacccgaatctaaaattcactcattgttagatttgaaactattattagttgctaaaaaaatagttgcctcagtctcatcagcagctacacttgcttcggcagtgtcaatatttttgtgctcatttttcttttctgtatgcttttctttgtttttcaatttaaggCATTCAGAAATAAtatgacctttcttatgacaatatttgcacatgacatttatgtatctggattttgaccttgatttaggtttctcactacttgaatctttcttattggatctacctcttatgaataagccttccccttggttcccactaattttcccagtaatatctctatctatttgttcttttgatttcaaaatagatttgatatctttataagagatattatcctttccataaagcatagtatctcttatatgtttaaacgactggggtaaggaaacaagcaataacacagcttgatcctcatctttgatttcagtatctatgttacttaaatccataagaagagaatcaaaagtatcaagatgagtaagtatagaggtacctttagccatacgaaaagtgtagagtttttgctttaggtaaagtctgttttctactgttcttttcatatatagggttttaagcttttcccatatgcctttggctgagctttctgTTGCAACTTCAAGCAAAAtctcatttgaaagatttaaaataatacttgcttttgcctttttgtctatgacggcaaactcctcgtccgtcattttatccggcatcttttctttttcttgcaatgccaaatctaagccatcctgaattaggatagcttccatctttaattgccacattctaAAGTTTgtacttcggtcaaatttctcaacataagacttgttagagtcattttggcaggttagatctggctctgataccaatttgttaggatcggaaacccgggtagtgcgaaatttagccaaacaacagtataatgacaataacaaagacaatggaaggtgataataacggcaattaaagaatataaagaagacacaaatttaacgtggttcggtcgaggtgacctacgtccacaagcggagaggagcaatttcactataccaacaagagtacaaaagagagaacaaaattagagtaaatactctattTAATCCCAAATatcccaagagaataacctcacaagatcactccaaagaaagggttcacacaagtgtttcccaacactcactctcttacaaaatactctataatgaaataaaggaggagaaagaaagacaagagtgaaaagctcttgaattgatgtgtttgcaaatgaggagaaactctctatttatagcaagaaatcattggcctaataatgga from Nicotiana tabacum cultivar K326 chromosome 24, ASM71507v2, whole genome shotgun sequence includes:
- the LOC107766365 gene encoding F-box/FBD/LRR-repeat protein At1g13570-like yields the protein MSPTCIKRGRSREDIISNLPTDVIYCILGKMPIRDAIRTSVLSKKWRFCHLYIPELVFDEEFCKELKSIARKKSCVYQFDEYREYMYQFDKIVTKSLMLHLDRIERFKVCIPDFKSGWRVLDVNKWILYLFSKNIKKLTLKHKSGHIEHLRLPPYFFSCLDLTYLKLQNFVLSPPPEFKGFPNLEQLILIEVDLPNICFESILFGCPVLERLDLHWCSGIHHFNISGSNLKTLRVKDDDEFESICLVDAPNLTEVSVSLRGEFLKGNPISDLIMFMERLSKVRILHLNGKFLQVSATEITYRRLYYISRC